Within the Mumia flava genome, the region GAAGGGCAGCGACGTCCACACCTTGTTGTCCGCGAGCGCGTCGGTGTAGACGTCGCCCTCGCTCTCGGAGGTGTAGTACCAGTAGAGCGTGTCGTCGCCGAGCTTCGTCAGCCCCTCGACGTCGGTCGCGCCGAGACCGTAGCCCGGGTCGCCCTCGATCCCCGGGATCTCGCTCCACGCGCTCGACAGCCCGATCTCGGAGAAGACCGCTCCGACGAGCGACGTCTCGGTGAACGGCCGGATGGAGACCGCGTCGCCGGTGTCGTACGCGTCGCTGAACGCCACCGCGGCGCCCTCGGCTCCGGCGTCGCTGATCGCCTGCTGGGCGTCGGCGAGGGTGGCGTCGAAGTCGGAGCGCAGGTCGGCGGCCTCGTCGGTCGTTCCGGTGACCTCGGCGACGAGGTCGACGTTGTCCCACATCCGGGCGATCTGGTCGGCGGCGTCGCCGCCGGCCACCACGACGACCGGCGTGGTCTCCTCGATCTGCTTCATGGCGTCGCCGGCGAGCTGGTCGGTGACGAACAGGACGTCCAGGTCGAGCGAGGCGACGGTGTCGATGCTCGGCTCGCCCCGGGTGCCCAGGTCGGTGACGTCGTCGCCGAGCTCCACGGACGTGTCCCAGGTCTCGAAGCCGGAGATGTCGGAGACGCCGACGGGCTGGACGCCGAGGGAGACCAGGTACTCGGCGACGTTCCACTCCGTGACGCCGACGCGGGTGGCGGGGCCGTCCAGCGTGATCTCTTCGCCGCGGACGTCGGTGACGGTGATCGGCTCGGACGACGAGGCGTCCTCGTCGCCACCGGCCTCTTCTGTGGTGCCGCAGGCGGCCAGCGCGAGGGCGGCGGCTGCCGACGCGACGGTGGCGAGCGTACGGGTGGTCTTCACTGGAGGTTCTCCTCGGATCGGTCGTGCTCGGTCAGGGGGAGGGTCGTGGGGCGGGTCGCCAGGCAGCCGCGGCTCGGCTCCGGGATCGGCGTCAGCCGATCGGCGCGCGGCCGTGGTGGCGCGCGCGAGCCCGCGTCCGCAGGAGCCCGTCGTGCGGGTCTGTGTGGACGTCGACCGTGACGCCGTACGCGGGTGAGAGCAGCTCGGTGGTGAGCACGTCCGCCGGCGTCCCGACCGCCACCACGCGACCCTCGACCAGCAGGACGACCTCGTCGGCGACGGCGGCGGCCTGATCGAGGTCGTGCAGCACGATCCCGACGGCGATGCCGTGCTGGTCGGCGAGGTCGCGGACGATGTCGAGCAGCTCGACCTGGTAGCGCAGGTCGAGATAGGTGGTGGGCTCGTCGAGGAGCAGCACGGGGGTGTCCTGCGCCAGGCAGCTCGCGAGCCAGACCCGCTGGAGCTGACCGCCGGACAGCCGGTCGACCGGACGGTCGGCGAGGTCGCCGACGCCGGTCATCTCCATCGCACGGAGCACGACCTCCGGGCCGTCGGGATCGCCACCGCCCCACCGCTTCGAGTGCGGGTGCCGGCCGTACTCGACGACCTCCCGCACGGTCACCCCGCCCGGTGCCGACCTCGACTGCGAGAGGAGGGTCAGCCGGGTGGCCACCTCGCGCGGACGCAGGTCCGTGATCGCCGCGCCGTCGGCCAGCTCCACCCGCCCGGCCGCGGCGGGGTGGAGAGCGGCGAGCGTGCGGAGCAGGGTCGACTTGCCGCTGCCGTTCGGCCCGATCAGAGCCGTGACGCGGCCCGGCACGAGCGCGACGTCGACATCGTCCACCACGACGGTCGGGCCGTACGCGGCGCGCACGCCCGTCCCGCGCAGCTGAGGTGCTCCCGCTCCGTTCTCCACGCAAACCAAGGTAAGGCATACCTACCCGCGTTGAGAACCAGGGTGACGCGTTCGACTCGCCTGCATCGATCCCCACACCTTCGGACGGTCGACACCCGAACGCAACGTGGACGCCCTAGGCTCGGAGGGTGACTGATTCGCCGCAGCCACCCCCTGCCGTCGTCCACGCCGTCCTGTTCGATCTCGACGGTGTGCTGACCCCGACCGCCGAGGTCCACATGCGCGCCTGGGCGGCCCTGTTCACCGACTACCTCGGGCGTCGCGGCCTCACGCCCGACTACACCGACGACGACTACTTCGCCTACGTCGACGGCAAGCCGCGCTACGACGGCGTACGGTCGCTGCTCGCGTCCCGAGGGGTCACGCTCCCCGAGGGCGACCCGACGGACCCGCCCACGGCCGAGACGGTCTGCGGGCTCGGCAACCGCAAGAACGCCGAGTTCGCCACCCTGCTCGCCACCGAGGGCGTCGCCGCGTACCCGGGCTCGGTGGCGCTGCTCGACGACCTCGAGACGCGGGGGATCGCGATGGCGGTGGTGTCGAGCTCGGCGAACGCGCGCGACGTGCTCGCTGCCGCCGGGCTCGGCGACCGCTTCGGGGTCGTCGTGGACGGTCTCGTCGCACGCGAGCACGCCATCGCGGGCAAGCCCGCGCCGGACACCTACGCGTACGGGGCCGCACAGCTCGGCGTCCCGAGCCGCGCGTCCGTGGTGGTCGAGGATGCGGTCTCCGGCGTGCAGGCCGGCGCCGCCGGAGACTTCGCGCTGGTCGTCGGGGTCGACCGGGGGGCGGGTGCCGACGTGCTCCGCTCGCACGGCGCCGACGTCGTCGTCACGGACCTGGCCGAGCTGGTCGGCGTGCTGGGGGTCTCGATCGCTCGCCCCGCTCGCGGCTCGACCGACGACGGCACCGACGACCGCAGCGGAGGTGCCGCATGACCCCGGTCCCGCGCGACACCCCGGCGCCGGTGACCGACTACCTCGACCGGCAACGCTGGCCGGTCGACGAGTGGCGCCTCTCCGAGCGGATCTTCGACTCGTCCGACCTCGGCCGCAGCGAGACCCTGTTCGCGCTCGGCAACGGCTACCTCGGCATGCGGGGCAACGTCGAGGAGGGGCGCGAGTCCTTCGCGCACGGGACGTTCATCAACGGCTTCCACGAGACCTGGAGCATCCAGCACGCGGAGGAGGCGTACGGCTTCGCCCGCGTCGGGCAGACCATCGTCAACGTCCCCGACGCGAAGGTCATCCGCCTCTACGTCGACGACGAGCCCCTGCTCCTGCCGGTGGCGGACCTCCTGGACTACGACCGGACGCTCGACTTCCGCGACGGCGTCCTGGAGCGGACGATCCTGTGGCGCACCCCCGCCGGCAAGCTCGTCCGGATCCGCACGTCGCGCATGGTCTCGTTCACCCAGCGTCACCTCGCGATCATGTCGTTCGAGGTGACGATGGTGGACGAGGCGGCGCCCGTCACCCTGTCGTCGCAGATCCTGAACCGGCAGGACGGCGAGGACGAGTACCACGTCCGCGCCGCCGCCATGGGCGAGGGCGCCGACCCGCGCAAGGCGGAGCGGTTCGACCGCCGCGTGCTCGAGCCGATCTGGCACGCCGACGACGAGACCACCGGACGGATGGAGCTCGGCTACCGGTGCGCGGAGTCGCGGATGACTCTGGCCGTGGCCGCGGACCACCACCTCGAGTGCGTCGATCCCGTCCAGGTCTCCTCGCACAGCGAGGACGACATGGCGAAGATCGTCTACCAGGTGATGGCCGAGCCGGGTCGTACCATCCGGCTGTCCAAGGTGGTCGCCTACCACACCTCGCGCGGTGTGCCGCCGCGCGAGCTGCTCGACCGCTGCCGCCGCACGCTGTCGCGAGTCGCCGCGGAGGGGATCGAGGCGCAGCGCTCGGACCAGCGTGCGTGGCTCGACGCGTTCTGGGCACGCTCGGACGTGGAGATCGCCGGCCAGCCCGCGCTCCAGCAGGCGCTGCGCTGGAACCTCTTCCAGGTCGCGCAGGCCTCGGCCCGCGCCGAGGGTGCCGGCATCCCGGCGAAGGGGGTGACGGGGTCGGGGTACGGCGGCCACTACTTCTGGGACACCGAGGTCTACGTCCTGCCGTTCCTCACCTACACCAGCCCGATGATGGCGCGCTCGGCGCTGCGGTTCCGCTACAACATGCTGCCCGCCGCGCGCCGACGAGCCGCCGACCTCTCCCAGCGCGGAGCCCTCTTCCCGTGGCGCACGATCAGCGGCGAGGAGGCCTCGGCGTACTACGCCGCCGGGACCGCCCAGTACCACATCGACGCGGACATCTCGTACGCCCTGAGCCGCTACGTCGACGCGACCGGTGACACCGACTTCCTGATGCGGGAGGCCGTCGACATCCTGGTGGAGACCGCGCGGCTGTTCGTCGACCTGGGCTTCTGGCGCAGCGAGGGCCAGGGCACGTTCCACATCCACGGTGTGACCGGTCCTGACGAGTACACCACCGTCGTCAACGACAACCTGTTCACGAACGTGATGGCGCGCTTCAACCTCCGTCGTGCGGCGCGTGCGGTGCGCGAGCTCGAGACCACGTGGCCCGAGGCGCACACCCGGATGGTGAACCGCCTGCGTCTGGAGGAGGCCGAGGTCGTCGAGTGGGAGCGCGCCGCGGAGGCGATGGCGATCCCGTACGACGAGCACCTCGGCATCCACCCGCAGGACGCGCACTTCCTCGAGCGCGAGGTCTGGGACCTCCCCCGGACACCCGCCGACAAGCGTCCGCTGCTGCTGCACTACCACCCGCTGGTGATCTACCGGTTCCAGGTGCTGAAGCAGGCCGACGTGGTCGCGGCGCTCTACCTGCAGGGCGACGCGTTCACGCTCGAGCAGAAGCAGCGCGACTTCGAGTACTACGACCCGATCACGACCGGCGACTCGACCCTGTCGGCCGTCGTGCAGGCGATCCTCGCGGCCGAGGTCGGCTACTCGTCGCTGGCGGTCCGCTACTTCACCGAGGCGCTGTACGTCGACCTCGCCGACCTGCACGGCAACACCTCCGACGGCGTCCACGTCGCGTCGACCGGCGGGGTGTGGAGCGCGCTGGTCCAAGGGTTCGGCGGCTTCCGGGACTACTCGGGCGAGTTCAGCATCGATCCACGCCTGCCCGAGAGCTGGGAGAGCCTGACGTACCGGCTCACGATCCGGGGCAGCCGCATCCGGGTCGCGGTGTCGGCCGGCACCGTGGAGCTCACGGTCGAGGACGGTCCCGGTGCCAAGCTCTCGGTGCGCGGCAAGGTCGTGCACGTGACCTCCCGCGAGCCCGTCGTCGTCCCGCTCGACGGGCAGGGTCCGGCCCAGGCCGGCATCCCCGGCCCCGGCCCGCTCGAAGGCGTGCGCCGCGCCGACGGGTCGCGGATCACGGCGACCGTCCCGCACCCGTAGGGGTCGGGGTCTCGATCGCTCGCTGCGCTCGCGCCTCGACCAGCGGAGGAGGACCACCTCGCTCGCGCCTCGACCAGCGGAGGAGGACCACCTCGCTCGCGCCTCGACCAGCGGAGGAGGACCACCTCGCTCGCGCCTCGACCAGCGGAGGAGGACCACCTCGCTCGCGCCTCGACCAGCGGAGGAGGACCACCTCGCTCGCGCCTCGACCAGCGGAGGAGGACCACCTCGCTCGCGCCTCGACCAGCGGAGGAGGACCGCTGCGGACGAGCAGCGACCCCCGACCCGGGTCCGGGTCGGGGGTCGCTGTCCCTCGGAGGGTTCGTGGACGCGATCGGTCAGGGGGGCGGGCGTCGTCCGAGGGTGCGTGCGGGCGGGGGTGGACGCCCCGCCCGCACGGAGTCGATCAGGTCGTCGCGATCAGCGACGGATCTTGACCTTGACCGTCTTCTTCGAGCCCTTGAAGTACTTGTTGCCGCTGTAGACGAAGGTGATCTTCGCCTTGCCGGCCTTCTTGAACTTCTTGAGCTTCAGCGTCGCCTTGCTGCCCTTGACCCGGGCCTTGCCGATCGTCTTCTTGCCGAGCTTGGCGGTGACGACGCCGGCCTTCGAGCCGTTGGCCTTGACGACCACGACCGCCTTGGCCTTGGTCTTGTTGCGCTTGATCTTCTTCGGAGCCACCTTGGCCGCCAGCGCCGAGCTGCCCTTGACGACGGTGACCGTGACCCGCTTGTTGGCGACCGGGTTCAGGTTCGCCTGGCCGCCGACGTGCTTCAGGGTCACCGCACGCTTGCCGGGGGCCAGCGACCGGGCCTTGAGCGCGATCGCAGCCGCGGTGCCCTTGACCGGGGCGGAGCCGATCTTGCGCGACCCGTAGTACGCGTCGATCCGACCGCCGACGGCCTTGTTGATCCGGGCGTTGATCCGGCCGGGCTTGCCGTAGACGACCTTGCCGGAGCCCGACAGCGCCGCGTCGACGTAGGCCGCGCCGGTGATCGGCATGGTGGCCAGGGTGGCGTCGCCGCCGAAGGAGCAGTCCATGACGACCTTGTCCGGACCACCGACGGGCTCCCCGTTCGCGGTGTAGACCGTGGCCTTGACGGTGAACTGCGCCGGCATGCTGAGCGTGCCGGTGCCCGTCGCGCTCGCCGGGATGCGGATGGCGGGGACATCACCCTCGGTCGGGATGACCCAGGAGGCGCCGGGGCTGGCCGGCACCGGCACCGGCGGGGACGACAGGTTCTTGATCGGGATCGTCTTGTCCACGCTGCCGGAGTCGGTCAGCCGGACAGCGGCGTCGTCGGAGTACCCGCCGGCGGTGCGGCCGCTCAGCAGGACGTACGTGGCGTTCCGGAGCGTCTCCGGGAGCGTGAGCGTGATCTGGGTCTTGCGCGGCGGAACGACCTGGTTGGGCGCCACGGCGTCCGGGACGACGACCTTCGCGTTGACGCCGACGATGTGGTCGCCGAGCGACAGCCCGGCGGCGTCGACCGCGCAGGTGTAGTCGTAGTCCTCTTCCACCGGTGCGGCCGAGGCCGCGGG harbors:
- a CDS encoding iron-siderophore ABC transporter substrate-binding protein, which codes for MKTTRTLATVASAAAALALAACGTTEEAGGDEDASSSEPITVTDVRGEEITLDGPATRVGVTEWNVAEYLVSLGVQPVGVSDISGFETWDTSVELGDDVTDLGTRGEPSIDTVASLDLDVLFVTDQLAGDAMKQIEETTPVVVVAGGDAADQIARMWDNVDLVAEVTGTTDEAADLRSDFDATLADAQQAISDAGAEGAAVAFSDAYDTGDAVSIRPFTETSLVGAVFSEIGLSSAWSEIPGIEGDPGYGLGATDVEGLTKLGDDTLYWYYTSESEGDVYTDALADNKVWTSLPFVEAGQVTRFPDGIWMFGGPASMTRLVEAAVDTVS
- a CDS encoding ABC transporter ATP-binding protein, coding for MENGAGAPQLRGTGVRAAYGPTVVVDDVDVALVPGRVTALIGPNGSGKSTLLRTLAALHPAAAGRVELADGAAITDLRPREVATRLTLLSQSRSAPGGVTVREVVEYGRHPHSKRWGGGDPDGPEVVLRAMEMTGVGDLADRPVDRLSGGQLQRVWLASCLAQDTPVLLLDEPTTYLDLRYQVELLDIVRDLADQHGIAVGIVLHDLDQAAAVADEVVLLVEGRVVAVGTPADVLTTELLSPAYGVTVDVHTDPHDGLLRTRARARHHGRAPIG
- a CDS encoding HAD family hydrolase translates to MTDSPQPPPAVVHAVLFDLDGVLTPTAEVHMRAWAALFTDYLGRRGLTPDYTDDDYFAYVDGKPRYDGVRSLLASRGVTLPEGDPTDPPTAETVCGLGNRKNAEFATLLATEGVAAYPGSVALLDDLETRGIAMAVVSSSANARDVLAAAGLGDRFGVVVDGLVAREHAIAGKPAPDTYAYGAAQLGVPSRASVVVEDAVSGVQAGAAGDFALVVGVDRGAGADVLRSHGADVVVTDLAELVGVLGVSIARPARGSTDDGTDDRSGGAA
- a CDS encoding glycoside hydrolase family 65 protein — its product is MTPVPRDTPAPVTDYLDRQRWPVDEWRLSERIFDSSDLGRSETLFALGNGYLGMRGNVEEGRESFAHGTFINGFHETWSIQHAEEAYGFARVGQTIVNVPDAKVIRLYVDDEPLLLPVADLLDYDRTLDFRDGVLERTILWRTPAGKLVRIRTSRMVSFTQRHLAIMSFEVTMVDEAAPVTLSSQILNRQDGEDEYHVRAAAMGEGADPRKAERFDRRVLEPIWHADDETTGRMELGYRCAESRMTLAVAADHHLECVDPVQVSSHSEDDMAKIVYQVMAEPGRTIRLSKVVAYHTSRGVPPRELLDRCRRTLSRVAAEGIEAQRSDQRAWLDAFWARSDVEIAGQPALQQALRWNLFQVAQASARAEGAGIPAKGVTGSGYGGHYFWDTEVYVLPFLTYTSPMMARSALRFRYNMLPAARRRAADLSQRGALFPWRTISGEEASAYYAAGTAQYHIDADISYALSRYVDATGDTDFLMREAVDILVETARLFVDLGFWRSEGQGTFHIHGVTGPDEYTTVVNDNLFTNVMARFNLRRAARAVRELETTWPEAHTRMVNRLRLEEAEVVEWERAAEAMAIPYDEHLGIHPQDAHFLEREVWDLPRTPADKRPLLLHYHPLVIYRFQVLKQADVVAALYLQGDAFTLEQKQRDFEYYDPITTGDSTLSAVVQAILAAEVGYSSLAVRYFTEALYVDLADLHGNTSDGVHVASTGGVWSALVQGFGGFRDYSGEFSIDPRLPESWESLTYRLTIRGSRIRVAVSAGTVELTVEDGPGAKLSVRGKVVHVTSREPVVVPLDGQGPAQAGIPGPGPLEGVRRADGSRITATVPHP
- a CDS encoding DUF6801 domain-containing protein; this translates as MLSREAGSRSRLAALATSAALVAGAGGLVVASAPAASAAPVEEDYDYTCAVDAAGLSLGDHIVGVNAKVVVPDAVAPNQVVPPRKTQITLTLPETLRNATYVLLSGRTAGGYSDDAAVRLTDSGSVDKTIPIKNLSSPPVPVPASPGASWVIPTEGDVPAIRIPASATGTGTLSMPAQFTVKATVYTANGEPVGGPDKVVMDCSFGGDATLATMPITGAAYVDAALSGSGKVVYGKPGRINARINKAVGGRIDAYYGSRKIGSAPVKGTAAAIALKARSLAPGKRAVTLKHVGGQANLNPVANKRVTVTVVKGSSALAAKVAPKKIKRNKTKAKAVVVVKANGSKAGVVTAKLGKKTIGKARVKGSKATLKLKKFKKAGKAKITFVYSGNKYFKGSKKTVKVKIRR